The nucleotide window TGCGGTACCTGAGCCAGGCCTGAAAGTGCTCCCAGCCGATAGGTCACATAACCCATGACGCGAAGCACCCAGGAAAGCCCGGTGCCGGAAACCGGCACGCCGGGTTTGAGGTGGCGGGGGCTGGAAACGGCTTACGGCGAAACCTACACGGGCACGAAGCTGGAAACGGCGGACACAGCCAAGGGGAGCCTACGGAGCTTTGCGCCAGTCCTCGACCCTACTCAAGACGGCGAAGGCACTCGGCCTGACGATTCCCCAGTCCCTGCTGGGGCGGGCGGACGAGGTGATCCGGTGAGCTGTGGCCCCGGATCCTGTGCGACAACGCGAGAGAGCTCTACGGGCTGTAAGCGTGTGGCTTCGGGTCGCCCTTCGGTATAAGATGACCCCGCTATGACCCGCGCGCTCATTGCCCTCGCCGCCATGCTGGCGCTTCTCGTGGCGCGCGACGCTGTCGCCGGCGTCCCCACCGACCAGCTCCGCGGGTCGATCGACCTCGTCCTGAAGATCGTCACGGATCCCGAGCTCAAGAAGGAGGCGAGGACGGCCGAGCGCCGGAGGAGGATCCGGGCGGTCGTCAACCAGATCTTCGACTTCACCGAGATCTCGCAGCGGGGCCTCGGGCGCCACTGGCAGGCGCGCACGCCCGCCGAGCGCGAGCAGTTCGTCGCGCTCTTCGGCGATCTCCTCGAGAACGCGTACATCACCAAGATCGAGAGCTACTCCGGGGAGAAGATCCAGTACCCCGGCGACCTCATCGACGGCGCCCTCGCGGTCGTCAAGACGCGGATCGTGACGAAGCAGGAGACGGAGATCCCGATCGACTACCGCATGTTCCTGAACGGCGGGCGCTGGGCCGTCTACGACGTGAGCATCGAGGGCATCAGCCTCATCGGCAACTACCGCACCCAGTTCAACGCGGTCATCCAGCGCTCGGGCTACCCCGACCTCGTCGCCAAGCTCAAGGCGAAGCAGGACGAGCGCCCCGGGGCGCGGGAGGCGGGGCGTACGGAGCCGGTCGCGCCGACCGCCGCGGCGGTGAAGCCGCACGAGTCGCCCTAGCCTGCATGTACGTCCCGTCGCATTTCGAAGAGACACGGCCCGAAGTCCTTCACCAGCTGATCCGCGACCACTCGTTGGCCGCGCTGGTAACGTTCGGCTCGGACGGGCTGAACGCGAACCACATCCCCCTCGAGCTCGACCCCGGGCCGGCTCCGTTCGGGACGCTGCGGGGCCATGTGGCGCGCGGCAATCCGGTGTGGCGCGACTTCTCACGAGACGTCGAGGCGCTCGCTGTCT belongs to Candidatus Rokuibacteriota bacterium and includes:
- a CDS encoding ABC transporter substrate-binding protein, producing the protein MTRALIALAAMLALLVARDAVAGVPTDQLRGSIDLVLKIVTDPELKKEARTAERRRRIRAVVNQIFDFTEISQRGLGRHWQARTPAEREQFVALFGDLLENAYITKIESYSGEKIQYPGDLIDGALAVVKTRIVTKQETEIPIDYRMFLNGGRWAVYDVSIEGISLIGNYRTQFNAVIQRSGYPDLVAKLKAKQDERPGAREAGRTEPVAPTAAAVKPHESP